GCGAAGGAACCAATCTTGGCGTTGATAGCCCGATTACCTTGTCTTGGGACAACGGTGCCGGTCAGGTCTTTACACGCACCATTTCTGTTGACGATAACTACATGTTTTCATTGGCACAATCCGTTCAAAACGGTGGCGACGCCCCCATAACTGTCGCCCCTTACGGGATGATCGTGCAGCATACCGAGCCTGACGATCTGGAAAATTTCTTTATTCTTCACGAAGGTGCCGTTGCAATCGCCAATGGCGAGCTTAGCGAAACGAATTGGGATGACATTGCCGAGGCAGAGGTCGACCCCGCTTGGGGACGACAGGCCATCGTTCAACAGGACGTCAGCGAAGGCTGGATCGGTTTCACCGACCATTTCTGGCAGGCCATTCTGATCCCTGGCGAGGGCGAAGTCTTTGACCAAGCGCTGACATACGACGTGCGCAGCGACATATACCGCGCCGTGACCCGTCTGCCCACGCAGACCATCGCCGCTGGTGCAGACGCCACAGTGACAACACAGTTCTTTGCAGGCGCAAAAGAATGGGCGATCCTGCGTGAATACGAAGATGCTGGTGTTCCAAAATTCATCGACAGCATTGACTGGGGTTGGTTCTTTTTCCTGACCAAACCAATTTTCTGGCTGTTGCACGAGTTGAACAAGCTGATTGGCAACATGGGTTGGGCCATCATCGGGCTGACGCTGATCATCAAAGCGGTGCTGTTTCCACTGGCGTACAAGTCTTATGTCTCAATGGCAAAGATGAAAGAGCTTCAGCCTGAAATGGAAAAGCTGAAGAAAGATGCGGGTGACGACCGGCAGAAAATGCAGCAAGGCATGATGGAGCTTTATAAGAAGAATAAAGTGAATCCGGCTGCCGGGTGTTTGCCAATCCTTCTTCAGATCCCGATTTTCTTCTCGCTCTACAAAGTTATCTTTGTGACCATCGAGCTTCGCCATGCGCCTTGGTTCGGCGTGTTTCAGGATCTCTCTGCTCCCGATCCGACCTCCATCTTCAACTTCTACGGTCTGGCTCCCTGGGCCGCGCCGGAACCAACATCGTTTATGGCGCTTATCTTTATCGGTATTCTGCCATTGCTGTTGGGTATTTCCATGTGGCTACAGCAGAAACTGAACCCGGCCCCCACTGATCCAACGCAGCAGATGATCTTTGCTTGGATGCCATGGGTCTTCATGTTCATGCTGGGTAGCTTTGCTTCCGGTTTGGTGGTGTACTGGATCGCGAACAACACGATCACGTTTACCCAGCAGTATCTGATCATGCGCAGTCAGGGGTATAAGCCGGACCTTATGGGTAACATCAAATCCAGCTTTTCGCGCAAAGCCAAACCGGCTGCCGCGAATGACAGCAAAGCGCCGACGCAAAAAGGCGGCAAGTAATGCAGATCACCGCGCTCTATCGGCATCCGATAAAGAGCCACGGACGCGAAAGTCTGGATCACGTCACGCTGATTGAAGGGCAATCCATGCCCTTCGACCGTCGATGGGCCGTTGCTCATGAAGCTGCCAAAGTAGAAGAAGCCGAATGGGTCGCCTGCGCAAATTTCAGCCGTGGATCAAAAGCTCCGCTGCTGATGGCGGTTAATGCGACGCTGGACGAGGCATCAGGCCAAATCACACTCACGCACCCTGACAGACCAACGATCACAGTGCATCCGACGAGGGATGAAAAGGCGCTGATTGACTGGGTGATGCCGCTTGTTCCCCAGAACCGCGCCTTGCCAGCCAAAGTCGTAGAACTTCCTTCGCGCGGTTATACCGACAGTCCCTACGCGTCTTTGTCCCTTTGCAACACCGCGTCCCACGCTGCGGTTGAAACACTTGCCCAGACACCGCTGTCCCCTCTGCGCTGGCGGGGCAATATCTGGTTCGACGGCGTGCCCGCTTGGGAAGAGTTCGGTTGGGTTGATCGGGATGTCCGTCTTGGTGCTGCTGTGTTGCGGATCAAAGAGCCGATTGTGCGGTGCCTTGCCACAACAGCGAACCCCGAAACCGGGGAGCGCGATGTCGATACCCTGCGTACGTTGAATATCCTTGGTCACCAAAATTTTGGCATCTACGCGGAAGTCATCACCGGCGGAGCCGTGGCCGTCGGCGACAGTCTGGAGATCTTGTAATGCAGCTACCCTTTCCCGTCGCCGAAGAAGATGATCCGCAGGTTCTTGAACAGGGGCGGCTGCTTTTTGCGGGCGAGACGACCTTTGTCAAAGGTGTTGTCGCGATGGACGGCCTACCGCCACCTGACCGTATGGAAGTATGCTTTGCCGGCCGGTCCAACGTTGGCAAATCTACCCTGATTAATGCGCTGACCGGTATGAAGGCCCTTGCACGGGCATCCAATACACCGGGCCGCACGCAAGAGATCAACTTTTTCACCGCCGCCGAGAGCCATTACCTTGTTGATTTGCCGGGCTACGGTTTTGCAAATGCACCGGTGCCGGTGGTTGAGAAATGGCAGCGCTTGCTCAAGCAATATCTCTCTGGCCGCCAGACCTTGCGCCGCGCCTTTGTGCTGATCGATGCGCGGCACGGCGTTAAAAAGGTAGATGAGGAAATCCTGTCCCTGCTCGACAGTTCTGCCGTGACCTTTCAGGCAGTCCTGACAAAGGCTGACAAGGTGAAAGAGAAAGAGCGGGAAAAAGTGCTAAATCAGGTGCGCACAGCATTGTCCAAGCACCCTGCTGCCTACCCCGAGATTGTCGTTACCAGTTCGGAAAAGGGTTGGGGCATCCC
The Sulfitobacter noctilucicola genome window above contains:
- the yidC gene encoding membrane protein insertase YidC; its protein translation is MDEQNKNLILATALSFVVILTWFVLFPPEEPVPPAEVTQQTTGNLPADATVPAATIDGTSPATIATAPQTRADVLENAPRVQIETPRLTGSISLLGGRIDDLQLKDYRTTVDDGAPIVTMLSPEGTLDAYYALQGWAAGSGIAADAVPGPDTEWTLSEGTNLGVDSPITLSWDNGAGQVFTRTISVDDNYMFSLAQSVQNGGDAPITVAPYGMIVQHTEPDDLENFFILHEGAVAIANGELSETNWDDIAEAEVDPAWGRQAIVQQDVSEGWIGFTDHFWQAILIPGEGEVFDQALTYDVRSDIYRAVTRLPTQTIAAGADATVTTQFFAGAKEWAILREYEDAGVPKFIDSIDWGWFFFLTKPIFWLLHELNKLIGNMGWAIIGLTLIIKAVLFPLAYKSYVSMAKMKELQPEMEKLKKDAGDDRQKMQQGMMELYKKNKVNPAAGCLPILLQIPIFFSLYKVIFVTIELRHAPWFGVFQDLSAPDPTSIFNFYGLAPWAAPEPTSFMALIFIGILPLLLGISMWLQQKLNPAPTDPTQQMIFAWMPWVFMFMLGSFASGLVVYWIANNTITFTQQYLIMRSQGYKPDLMGNIKSSFSRKAKPAAANDSKAPTQKGGK
- a CDS encoding MOSC domain-containing protein, producing MQITALYRHPIKSHGRESLDHVTLIEGQSMPFDRRWAVAHEAAKVEEAEWVACANFSRGSKAPLLMAVNATLDEASGQITLTHPDRPTITVHPTRDEKALIDWVMPLVPQNRALPAKVVELPSRGYTDSPYASLSLCNTASHAAVETLAQTPLSPLRWRGNIWFDGVPAWEEFGWVDRDVRLGAAVLRIKEPIVRCLATTANPETGERDVDTLRTLNILGHQNFGIYAEVITGGAVAVGDSLEIL
- the yihA gene encoding ribosome biogenesis GTP-binding protein YihA/YsxC, translating into MQLPFPVAEEDDPQVLEQGRLLFAGETTFVKGVVAMDGLPPPDRMEVCFAGRSNVGKSTLINALTGMKALARASNTPGRTQEINFFTAAESHYLVDLPGYGFANAPVPVVEKWQRLLKQYLSGRQTLRRAFVLIDARHGVKKVDEEILSLLDSSAVTFQAVLTKADKVKEKEREKVLNQVRTALSKHPAAYPEIVVTSSEKGWGIPTLRAIIATLE